From Daucus carota subsp. sativus chromosome 6, DH1 v3.0, whole genome shotgun sequence, the proteins below share one genomic window:
- the LOC108192970 gene encoding berberine bridge enzyme-like 8 encodes MKMNSTPYFAFLSLIFLVISFLSSQAYADSTQFLQCLKSKSLDSSITKVTYTPLNASYTPVYEYSLRNPRFNDSTRLKPQIIVQPTAESQVQTVVFCAKKYGMRLRIRSGGHDFEGLSYSSTYDIPFVLLDMINLRAISVDPVAKTATVQAGATLGELYYWIYRASDTLAFPAGVWSTVGATGLICGGGYGPLRRVYGLAADNVIDARIIDVKGRILDRKAMGEDLFWAIRGGSCSSFGVILSWKLNLVVVPKTVWSFTTFRTLEQNATDIIFPMQTVAPKFPKELDMRMRISTIQSNTSARADGKTVQFAIGGLYLGSGGVEEALRIVQSTLPELGMVKEDFTELTWIQAIMISSFFNLFDDNYKPEDLLDRTFLADIPTKAKSDFVREPISKEGLNGLWNKMLEVGVGETTVIFTFYGGKMDEYSESALPFPNRAGTLYMVYTRVLWVGNTTEKLEWIRSLYSYLTPYVSKNPRRAYSNYNDLDLGVNDPTGGIGYFDARKWGKQYYNHNFKTLVMVKTRVDPDNFFRQEQSIPTLSLWSAM; translated from the coding sequence atGAAAATGAATAGTACTCCTtattttgcttttctttcgTTAATCTTCCTTGTGATTTCATTTCTTTCATCCCAAGCTTATGCTGATTCTACACAGTTTCTTCAATGCCTAAAGAGTAAATCTCTAGACTCATCCATAACAAAAGTTACTTATACCCCGCTCAATGCTTCATACACACCTGTCTATGAATATTCCCTGCGGAATCCTCGTTTCAATGATTCCACCCGACTCAAACCCCAAATCATAGTGCAACCCACCGCCGAATCTCAAGTTCAAACCGTAGTTTTTTGTGCTAAAAAGTACGGAATGAGGCTTCGAATTCGAAGCGGTGGTCATGATTTCGAGGGTCTTTCGTATAGTAGCACATATGATATTCCATTTGTGTTACTTGACATGATTAACCTCCGAGCCATTAGTGTTGACCCCGTGGCTAAAACGGCTACGGTTCAAGCTGGCGCCACACTTGGTGAACTCTACTACTGGATTTACCGGGCAAGCGACACGCTCGCTTTCCCGGCTGGCGTTTGGTCCACAGTGGGAGCCACTGGACTCATTTGTGGTGGCGGGTACGGCCCGTTGAGACGTGTGTATGGTTTGGCTGCTGACAATGTTATCGATGCCCGAATTATCGATGTTAAGGGGAGGATTCTTGATAGGAAAGCAATGGGAGAAGATTTGTTTTGGGCGATAAGAGGTGGAAGTTGTTCGAGTTTCGGAGTTATTTTATCTTGGAAACTAAATCTCGTCGTTGTTCCAAAAACAGTTTGGTCTTTTACTACTTTTAGAACTTTGGAGCAAAATGCGACCGATATTATCTTTCCCATGCAGACGGTTGCCCCGAAATTTCCAAAGGAACTCGACATGAGGATGCGAATCAGCACAATTCAGAGCAACACCAGTGCTCGTGCCGATGGTAAAACAGTCCAATTCGCCATTGGGGGATTGTACCTTGGATCGGGTGGAGTTGAAGAAGCACTTCGAATTGTGCAATCAACTTTACCCGAATTAGGTATGGTTAAAGAAGATTTTACGGAACTCACATGGATTCAAGCTATCATGATATCTTCATTCTTTAACCTCTTCGACGATAACTACAAGCCAGAAGATTTGCTCGACAGAACATTCTTGGCTGATATTCCTACGAAAGCGAAATCGGATTTTGTTAGAGAACCGATTTCCAAAGAAGGGCTCAATGGATTATGGAACAAGATGTTGGAAGTTGGCGTAGGGGAAACGACAGTAATCTTTACATTCTACGGAGGAAAAATGGACGAGTACTCAGAATCAGCACTTCCATTCCCTAACAGAGCCGGAACATTGTACATGGTGTACACAAGAGTGCTCTGGGTTGGGAATACAACTGAGAAGTTGGAATGGATCAGGAGCTTGTACAGTTACTTGACTCCTTATGTTTCGAAAAATCCGAGAAGGGCTTATTCCAATTACAATGATCTGGATTTGGGAGTGAATGATCCAACTGGGGGTATAGGCTATTTTGATGCAAGAAAATGGGGGAAACAATATTACAACCATAATTTCAAAACACTGGTTATGGTGAAGACCAGAGTAGATCCTGACAACTTCTTCAGACAAGAGCAAAGCATTCCTACACTGTCACTTTGGTCTGCTATGTAA